The nucleotide window gCAGTTTTTGGTTTGACTTAGTTCTCTCTATTGGTTCAAGCTCTCAGCCCCAGGGCTCAACTACAGACAACACTTGCCTCTCATTTCATAATCGCCGATGATTTAGAATAACCAATTTATTGCTTGCTAATTCATACTATGGCATGTGCAACGCAACATGCTCTGGGGTCCTTTCCACATTTCCCTCCCCCGGTTATTCAGCGAGCTGCAGTCCTCGGATAGAAAATCGAGCTCGAATAGTAGCACCAGATCCAACATCAAACTCTTCCTCACGGTTCATACCATCAGCGCCCGTCACACTATCAAAAGGAATATCCACTGATCCCTGATCGCTGGTACCATTCTGCAAGCTAAGCTTGAAGCTGTGCGGGTTCGAAAGCTGTTCCGCGGTGATAGGGAATCGGAATGCCGTGTCGAAAGATGGGTTGAAGATATCCGTTCCAGGACTGTAGCTCTTGACGGGAGTGACAAATTCCTTGTCGCCCCAGGTTACCTTCACGCTGGGCTTGAGCTCGTCGCGTTGGCCGTTTAGACCATTAACGCTGGCGATGAGGACGGTGGCAAGACCGCAGATCTCGCCCTCATTTTGGCTGCTGGCAGAGATGCTGTTGGATTCACCGACAAAGTTGAAGAACTTGCCGTGGATGGTCACCTTGGTATCAAGGGGCTGGCCCTTGTGAGTAAGGGTGAGGGTTTGGCTACCGCCGTTCAAGAGAAGCTGCTTGACGGTGGTTGTAGCAATACCAATATCGTCATCTccaccaagatcttcatcgtTCACATCGATGGTAATACGCTGCTCGTAATCTGTAACAAGGAAGTCGTGAGTCTCGTTCCATTGGGGGTCGTGTTTATTCTTAATAGTCGAAGTTCGCCACTCTCCCTCAGCACCGACGTTGACATCACAGTAGCAGTCGGGGATATCCTTGACGAGCTTCTGGAGCAGTCTCTTGGCGCCGCTCTTCTTTTCGCCAGTAATCTCAGTGGCGTTATCAATGGTGAGGCGAAGAACGCCGTGGTGGGGTTGGAAGGTCTTGAAGTAGTCGTTGGAGGAATCGAGTTTGACGAGGAAGCGGTTGGGAAGGACGGCcatggatgagatgatgttgagaatgaCCTTGCGGACGGTCTTGTCGATGAGGGAGAAATCGGCGATGTTGGCGGCGTCGGTGAAATCGAGGGATAGCTCGGGGGGGTTAATAAAAGCCACCTGAGCAGCTCCGATCTGTGGATTATGTCAGTGCCGATAATTGTATCGATGTAGGAGCTTCATACCAGTGGAATAACGTTTGTCAAAGGACAAAGCAAAATGGAGAGCCGTCCCTTCAGCTTCACATGTTCGATGCCCTGTAACACCAAAAATCAGTAACGCATAATATTGAGGCCAGCAATGACGAAGCTTACAATCTTGGGCACCATTGACGCGTCAAGCTCGAAATCGCACTTGCCATCCCAATCCAAGTCCATATCAAGTTTGATGCCCTCGAGTTCGGTCTTGTGCACGTCAACATTAGAGAATCTGATGGGTGTAGGTCCAAAGTCCAGCTTGACGAAGCGGAGGTTCGCGAGAGGACCTGGCAGCATCTGGTCAAGCATGGGCTCGACGACATCTTTGATTATCTTGCCGCCTGCGACATTGATGTTCGGCCATAGCTGGgcgatgatgtcgttgagGAATCCTGGAGACAGTAAGCGGGATAATTCGAGACGTCATGAGGAGTTGAGGGGAGTAGGTACCGGCAGATTCCGCGCCTCCAGAGGCGGTAAGAGTATCTTTGAGAGAAGCCATGTTATCCATCTTGACGGGTGAAATgagagggaaaaaagaagaaaaagttcAAAAGGATGAGAGCGAGATGTCGTATAAATAATGATGACGATGCAGCTGAAGGTGAAGCTCTGCGGGGTTTGCGAGGGTGAATGGCCCGACGACAGTTTGAGGTACAGTGCAGCTCTGATGCAGGACCTAAAGCTCTAGACCACGCCCTGACGTCATTTGTGCTTCGTTGTCAGGTCTGACAGGGGTGAATATCCTGTTCACTTGCCCCTAGACCAGCTGAATCAGCGTCATGAACTGCAGATGAAACCATCTTGTAGATGCTTCTTGATCAGATTTAAGCATTCTGCCAAGCTTTTGATCCGTTATTTGAGCTGCAACCTTATTTTTGGGTGACTCTGGGCGAGGTTCTAAAAATATCGGGTGCGGCCTGGGCGGACAGGGATTAAGTGTGCCGCATCATCCGACTGTCACTGAGAACTTAACCTGGAGCGACGAGATGATTCGACGTTAGAAGCTTCTGGGCTTCGCTGATCATTTTGGATGCCGTGAAAGAGATGTTGAGATCGGTAACGACGATGGGAAGTGTCAGCACTTTGAGGGCGGCGTGGGGACGGGTCTCAGTTCCATCAATTGCTGTTGTGTTCTTTCAAGGACCCCCCCGCGTCGGTCAATATCACGGCGGTCAAACACCAGCACAAGAATACAGATGTGGTGTCGATGCTGAACCATTACACCGCTACCGACCAGGTGGCTACTATCCCGTTGAATTAGGCGATTCCCTCAACGATGGACGGTACAAAGTCATTCATAAACTTGGCTGGGGCAGCTATTCGACTACTTGGGCTGCCAAAGACCAGCTGTATGTTGTGTGACGGAAATACCGTTTCGTACTGATTATTTGCCAGGCATGATCGATATGTCGCACTCAAGATCACAGTGGCCGAAGCGAAAAGAAGTAAAGAGATCGAGATCTTGCGAAAGCTTGCTGCTTCACCAACAAATCACGATGGATCGTCTTACGTGAATCGAATGTTGGATCAGTTCACTGTGATTGGCCCCAATGGCTCACACAATTCTTTGGTATTAGAGCTTGTTGGTCCTAGTGTTTCAGATGTCATTGATAACCACTGTAGTGGTCACAGGCTACCAGCTAGCGCTGCAAGGTCTATCTCGAGGCAGGTGTTACAAAGCCTCGATTATCTTGCTTCCAACGGCATTGGGCACGGTGGTAAGAGATTCACACTTCAGTTTGTGGTAAGCGGCAACACTGAGTTTTCTCATAGACCTTCACACTAGAAATATTGCTCTAGAAATTCCGGGGCTGCATTCACTCAGCCAAAGAGACTTCATCGCCAGACTTGGCGAGCCTGAGATGGGCCGAGTCACAAGGCAAGATGGCAAGCCCTTGTCATCAAATGCACCAAGATATCTCGTCCGGCCGTCATCCTTCAGAAACAAGGACGTCCAAAGTTTactctcatcaccatcgatcCAGATAATTGACTTTGGTgaagccttcttcaacttcgatGCGCCTAATACATTGCATACCCCACTTCCAGTACGCGCACCGGAGATTGTGTTTGGAGACCGTCTCGACAATCGAGTAGACTTATGGAGTGCAGGATGTTTGGTAAGCACCACCTGGCAAGGAAGACTGTATCTGCTAACGAGTACAGATCTTTGAGCTGGTGGCCGGGCAGGCACCGTTTGACGTTGTCATGTTAACTCCCCCAATTTTGGTTCAACAAATGATAGAGCTTATACACAATGAGCTACCATCAAGATGGCAAGTGAAGTGGCAAGAAATGAGAAGCAAAGCATCGGATGAGGGGGACACTTGGATACTACCAAAGTTGGATGGAAGAGGTTTATTTCCATAACGACAAGCATCCAGAGTTCACAGGGGACGACATTAGGGCTATAGCAAAGTTGATTGCTCGACTGATGAGATTTGAGCCATCACTTAGGGCCACACCAACTGACATTTTATCTGAGCCTTggcttaaataattacttcaACATCTATCACGAACCCCAAATTGCAGCAGATAAGAGAGGGCTTACTGTTAAAAGATAGGGTAGCCTTGATCGGCCTAGCTTCCCTGACAAAGATCAGATGCTCCATATGTATATAAGGAGCTCCAATTCCCCCATCCAATGATAGAATCAAGGTTCTTTTAACCCTCTCTTATGTGACCCTCTGCTGTGCGTGCCACACTTACTCGTGACAGGTATCGTCGTATCCAACGGTTTGGTACCGGCAATGACCATCGCAGTGCTTGAACAACAGAATATTTCCTTCATGATATCGTTCTTTGGGGCCGCGGCGGCATAGGAAGAGGGTATCCGAGATATTGTGCGCTGTGAACAATGTTTGGTTGGTCGCGCGGGTGAGTTCCTTAGTGATCCTGGGGAAGTATTTGAAGGGATCTAAGATACGACTTATTAGAGATAACCTAGACTAAGGTAAAGGAGGCAAAAGATTCACCAATGTTAAGGAGGCTTTGGCCGCAATACAATAAACCAGCCGTGCAGGTTCCCGCCTCTCCAATGCCAGCCAGGGCAGCGACGAGAGCGAGTGAGAAAACGCTAATCTTCATGTTGGGAAGTGGCAGAATGATGTGTGAAGTCTGGTTGTTTGAGGTTGAAAGACGTTAAATTGGCGACTAGCAATGAGGGATCAGGACGGCTCTTTATACCCCACCCAGCAACTGCCAATAAGCTTACCCATTGAGTCATAATATTGGtgtttcttttacttttgtGCCCTGGAGGCTGAAGTCTCTTTCAACCTCTCAACTTTGTCACAGAGTTATCAGAAAAGCATATTGAGCTATTTTTGATTAGAAACCTTAATTCAATTAAGTTGATAAGCATGTTATCTTCTAAAACACAAGAGTAGAATTCCTTAgtatattagcttaatatatctcGTTGAGATGCTGGAAGTGTTAACTATTAATCAAATCAGTTATCAATGTTCCAGGTTCTAAGGCTTCAGTACTCTTTCAGCCTTATGGTATCTAGTCCTCCAAGCTAGCGGGCATAGTCCAGATCCTATTTTGTGCATATGGCTCGTTGACTCCTGCTATTCTTCAGCCGCAGATGCCACTCCATGACGTTGGGGATATGAGCTAACATAGCCCCCTGAATGGAAACGGGACAAGTAGAGTTATTTGTAAAAGGGCGCCGGCTAAGGAGTCATTATTTAGGTTCATATcatattagctttatgctgtagccattggtcagtcatcgtggtatcgatgtctaagttgtaggctagaagtgttatttgcagttgagacttgtggctgagagcttattccggcagagagaacctagtaaaATGGCACGagatataatcttttttagaCCAAAGCCTTACTAGCTAGTTCTCTACTTGTGTCTTTATGGGCATCGTGATGGTGGAACCATACATTTCAACCATAAGATCGGTGGATACCGCCcgtctttttttaagtatccCAAGTAGGATCAAGGAATGAGTGCTATCACTGGACAGTAAGAGCTCGACTGGACGACAACGATGATCAGGCAATTGCAGTGTCCATTAATTACTGGCTTTGTACATGAACCACCAGAGGAAACAAGAAAGTATCTTATGTCCCGAATCAGAGTATCGTCAACTTACCCTAAGTTTTTCCAAACCAGTATCCCTGTAATTTGCAGGGATCTGCCTGCTTCTTCGGACCCCGCGGGCATCCCAAACGTGGCCATCTGCTTTGCACGTTCCGCTGACGAACAGTAGCATTGCTCACAGTGTTTCAGGGTTTATGAGTGGCTAGGTCATACTTCTTTCACTCTTTGAAACATAGCGCTGCTGCAGTGGCTCATATATGGCCGTTCGGAATTTCGGATACCCAAAACTCCAACCATGTACAGCCTCGCACAGGCCCCGCGGCACCCGATGATTTGCAATTGCGCCCAAAGAATGCGAAAGATATCATACACGACTCTAATTGACTTGAATATTTATGTTCATCGCTTTCCCCGTCCACGGTTGAGAACTTGTAGCATAAACTCAACGGACTCAACTGTACCAAATTAAACATTTTCTCCTCAGCTGCATTCTGAAACTCATCAATTAGCTTCACCCTCTCATTATGGCAGTCATGGGATCCTACAGTAATAATTTATTTGAGCTTCCCGCTACCGAACCCCACAATACTCGTCCTTCAGGATATGACTTCAAGAATCCTTACtttcctccaccaccagcatATTCCGCAAACAGTCCATCGACCCAAGAACAATCCACATCACAGCAAATAAACCGCAAGTCAGGCTTTGCCAATCGTCTTCACGTCCTCAGCGCCAAGATCGCCGGCCCCGTGAATGACTTCGCGAACAAGCTCGGATGCGAGGCATTCATGCCTACCACTGTAGAAAAGGAGTGCGAGAAAGCAGCACGAATACTGACATCTTTCTGTGGTATGTGTGGATGGTGCACGAGAGGCGTTGATAGACTAACATTGACTGCAGAGGGAACGCCACTTCCGCCAAACGAATCATTATCGAGACGAAAGGCACTAGTCAAAATTCCGCGACAGGTCCTCAGGTCAGCTGCAGGTCTTGCCATCTTCACCGCACTTCGCTCTGGCGCCCAGTTCACCTGGGGTAGTGGCTCAGGCATTGTTGTAGCACGACAGCCCGATGGGTCATGGTCGCCGCCATCTTCCTTCGCCGTCAACACCCTCAGCGTTGGCTTCATGGTTGCCATGGACATATTCGACAGCGTGTGTGTCCTGCGGACCCCGGAAGCCGTAGCTGCGTTCACCAAACCGCGAGTCTCCTTCGGTGGCGAGGTCGCTGTCACTGCTGGGCCAGTTGGTACAGGTGTCTATATTGATTCTGCCGTCAATAGTGATGGAGCTGCTGAGCCTATATGGAGTTATGTGAAGAGCAGGGGGCTGTATGTTGGTGCGCAGATCGATGGGACTGTTATCACGACGAGAAACAAGGCAAATGAGGACTTTTATGGAGTGGAAGTCCCTGTTGGCTCTATCCTACGGGGCGAGGTTCCAGCTAGAGGGCCTATGTGGCCGGAAGGATACTGGAGGCTGAATAATGTGTTGCGAGAAATAGACTATGGAAAGTGAAGGCGCTAGATATGCGTGCATTGCTTTTGTGCATCGTGGCAACATCAGCAGCTCACCTTTGATGGAGCACCACATGCTCGTAGACATGGGGTATCCTTAATAATGACAGTCTAGAACTCCTTCAGATCTAAATACCATTGAGTCGTCCTTCATCTACCGTGTCTAACCATATGGGGCCATGGCTTCCGAATCCATTGACCTTACACGGCATACTGCTGCTGTGTGCTCTGACCTGACGCCTTCAGCCCAAACGGCGGTAAAAGCTAACCCCTGGCCCAGCTAGTCCCAACGGCGTTGGGCTGCATTGAAACACGGCAGTTGCTGAACCTTAAAACCTCGTTTAATCTCGTTCATATACCGCGCCATCCGCATGAGCTTTTTTGTTACGATAatatcttcttttccttcaacTTTCGGCCCTCAACGCATCAAATCCCTCCTACGCATTTCGAGTGGTCACCTCATCCTAATTCCGCGATGGACGGTTCAGAGCAAACCTCAACGTCTCAGATCGTCGCTCTTGTCTGCAGCATTCTCGTCTGTTTCGCG belongs to Fusarium musae strain F31 chromosome 9, whole genome shotgun sequence and includes:
- a CDS encoding hypothetical protein (EggNog:ENOG41), encoding MAVMGSYSNNLFELPATEPHNTRPSGYDFKNPYFPPPPAYSANSPSTQEQSTSQQINRKSGFANRLHVLSAKIAGPVNDFANKLGCEAFMPTTVEKECEKAARILTSFCEGTPLPPNESLSRRKALVKIPRQVLRSAAGLAIFTALRSGAQFTWGSGSGIVVARQPDGSWSPPSSFAVNTLSVGFMVAMDIFDSVCVLRTPEAVAAFTKPRVSFGGEVAVTAGPVGTGVYIDSAVNSDGAAEPIWSYVKSRGLYVGAQIDGTVITTRNKANEDFYGVEVPVGSILRGEVPARGPMWPEGYWRLNNVLREIDYGK